Part of the Sorghum bicolor cultivar BTx623 chromosome 1, Sorghum_bicolor_NCBIv3, whole genome shotgun sequence genome, CGCTGCAGGACGACCGGGACGAGGCCGTCCTCGTCGCCCTGCCACAGGTGGACGGGGCACGTCGGCTCCGGCAGCGCCATGGGGTCGAACTCCCACCTGCCGAACATCACCGTCATGTCCCTGTAGTAGGACTCGTGGATGCCCTGCTGCGTGGCGGCGTCCCGCTTCCTCCGCAGCGTGCCGTCGGCGGCGAGCGCGGCGCGGGTCTCGGCGTCGCGCCTGTTGGGGAGGTGCGTGGTGTTGTCGACGACGGTGGAGGTGGGCAGCCACCCCTGACGCATCCACCAGTGGAGCAGCCCCGGCGCGTGGTGCGACACGCGCAGCGCCCACTGGTCCCCCCGCGCCTGCCGCGCGtacgccgccgccgaggcctCCGCGGGGAGCCCCGGCCACCAGTAGTTGACCACGGGCGCCAGCATGGCGGCGCCCGCCAGCCGGTGCGGGATGTGCCGGAGCGCGCCCCACACGGCGTGGCAGCCCAGGGAGACCCCCACGGCGTAGAACTTGTCGCCGAGGCCCAGCGCGTCCGCCAGCTCCTCCATGTCCAGCGCCGCGCTCCGCACGGACCGGGCAGGGTTCGGGTCGCTCTCGCCGTACCCGGCCCGGTCGAACGCCACCATGTACACGCCCAGCTCCTCCGCCACTtcctgcatttttttttttggttacaAGAAAGCGTTTGTTTTGTTCAGCACGATGCACGGTAAAAATGAATCAAACGGTAGATGTGAATATGTATTGTTtgtagttcttttttttttgttgaattTGAATTGTTCGTAGTTCTGACTTTTTATTGTTCTTGTTTTTGGTGACGTTATGATGGCAGAAGTATGCTGACATATAGTGCAATGGATCAACGGACAGCTGGGACAGCTGTTTACTTAATTTTCTCCGCGTTCGGATGACAGCTACTAGGAATTCCAGTTCGTGGTAGTGTGCTGGGCGACGTGGTCTCCAATCACATATAGAGCATTTGTATAGCTTTATTAGTAAAGAGACACATTCtacatttttttttgtaaatacaataaaatataaaaaagaaacaaataaacaaaTGTTTCTTTGAAACGTTCATCAAGGTGACGGAGTCGCCTTGTTTCCCTGAAACAAATGATGCTATGGCTGCTAAGCTAACCTGTGAGGCGCGGAGGCTGTCGAGGCGCGAGCCGGAGAAGCCGTGGGAGAAGACGATCCTGTAGCGCGCGGCCTCCCTGGGCACGCCGGACTCCTCGTAGGCGAGGTGGCGGCCGTCGCGGAGGCGCACCCGGCGCGCCGTCACGGGCGGGCCACCGGGGGAGCCGCacacccgcggcggcggcggcggctgcagcgCGGCCCGGCACAGCCACTCGCCCAGCTGCCCCACCGTGCCCATCGGGTCCACCAGCagcccgtcgtcgtcgtcgcccttCCCACgcttgccgccgccgcagccgagcGCTTGCGTCGACGCCCACAGCAGCCGCTCCATTGTTGTTGGTCCGACGGATTGGGGCGGCCGGGGATGCTGCTGCGTAGGAAGCTTGGCAATGGCACTGCAGGCGGCCGGCGGGGTGGGTCGAAGGACGAGGCCGGGAGGAGTGGTAGGTGGGCAGCAAGCGCCCCGCGCGCCGGTGTTATTTATCGGGGGCGCTCGCGTAGACGTGTAGTGTAGTGTGGCATGTGGACGTGGTCGCCTGGATGGCTTCCGGTTCCGGACGACTCGGCTTTTGTTtggccttttctttttttattattttattcgcCGGGGACGACGCGGTTTTAGGGGAGTATGGTGGCGCGCCGGCGAGGCGAGGCGGCGAACGCGTCGGTGGCCGTCGGATGATGGGGCCAGGGGCGACGCCGAGCTTCGTGCTGGCTGGCCAGCTGCTGCACGAGCACGGATGCACCTGCACTGCACACCGGACGGTTTTTTTTTTATTAGCTCAGAGCACAAGTGCAGGCTGAGGGAACAAGCAAGGCTGACCTGACCCATGACTGCTGATTTGGATGTAATAATGTGTACGGTTCCCTTTCCCCGTTAATTTTACTTCCACAGTAGTATTACTCTATTGCGCTTTTCTTGAACGAGTCACGAGGGGGCCTTCGCGGGCCGGCGTTCCGAGATACCTGTATATTTCCTGGTCTCTCGAAATCATAGACTACTTTTTTCGTTCTATTTTTTATTGTTTATAAGACCCACAAGTACATCTAGATTCAAAACTAAAAAATGTCACTGACAATTTCACTATTTTTaattgttttaatataatagatTTAATTATACTATTGAAtaatattataaatatataagTAGTGAAGTTGTAATTTACAGGACCATGTCATATCAAATTGTGTCTTATAAAATAATGGAgcgaataaataataaaagataTCATATATTTGGTTATCTCTTTTCTattctagggccttgtttagtttcaaatttttttgcaaaatatgaatagtaatactttcgtttgcatttgacaaatattgtccaattatagaccaactaggctcaaaagattcgtcttgtcaattccgaccaaactatgtaattagtttttatttttatctatatttaatacttcatgcatacgtctaaagattcgatgtgacggagaatctgaaaaattttgtaaaatttttggagaaCTAAGGCTAGTCCCATTTCTCAGCAAATAAAGTTGCTAAAAACTGGTAGCAACGGTTAACACACTTATGGCTTGGCCACACCAAACATTGACCAACTGCTACGGGCTCGGCAGATTCTGGCAGTTGTGCCGAATCTGCTGGTGCCACGACAAAGGTCAAAGCAGGGTCACGGTACGTAGTATAGCTAGTTCTTTTTTGTAAACATCCAATTCTTGAGACATGCAAGTTGCTTGAATAAGTACGATATACATAGTTTTTTTTTGCATATAAGATGGTCATTTGTGTACCTTTAGACTTCAGTATATATATAAGCTTGTAATAAGCTTAAACATTAGATGTATTTACTTTTTTTTGTGCAGACTGATGTTTCTTCTTAAAAAAGTTTAAAGATGGAATTATTTTTCAATTATATAAAAATTACTCCATAAGTACAATGGGATATTGCATGCAGATGGTGCCACTTGTCGCGGGCACAATTACATCAGGCACCACTACATTTAGCATTTTGGCGTTCTATATATACTTCTTGTTTCACTTTCGGTCACACATAAAAAGCCACAACCTAACTGTGTCCTCAATATCTCTCAAACAAAGCGTGTCCTCAATAATGGGTCATAGAATCCTATTCCACAACAATGAATACTAAGGGCTCCTAGATAGCCTAATCCTCAGAGGAAGAGACCTACAGGGCACTCCTCTCACTAGTCCATGTTACCATTTGAATAATGCACCTTGGGCTAAAATTGGCTTATGGTTCTCTTTTTTTGTCCACAGCTCATTGATCCACAGTGCTCTAAAAAACCTCTCGCACTTTGTGTGTTTTTTAAACGTTCTTGAGTTATCATTGGAGTCTAGATTTCCTCATGTACGTAATTTAAAAGGACTAGCTAGCATGTAGCTAGGGAGGGAGGTTGGAGGTTGAATAGATGAAtctgaaaaattataaaatgcgGAAACCTTTAGAATAGAAGTTTTAAATTTCTCAAAAAATCCCAAATCAGAGTATAAAACCCCTCTAAG contains:
- the LOC8063187 gene encoding uncharacterized protein LOC8063187, which produces MERLLWASTQALGCGGGKRGKGDDDDGLLVDPMGTVGQLGEWLCRAALQPPPPPRVCGSPGGPPVTARRVRLRDGRHLAYEESGVPREAARYRIVFSHGFSGSRLDSLRASQEVAEELGVYMVAFDRAGYGESDPNPARSVRSAALDMEELADALGLGDKFYAVGVSLGCHAVWGALRHIPHRLAGAAMLAPVVNYWWPGLPAEASAAAYARQARGDQWALRVSHHAPGLLHWWMRQGWLPTSTVVDNTTHLPNRRDAETRAALAADGTLRRKRDAATQQGIHESYYRDMTVMFGRWEFDPMALPEPTCPVHLWQGDEDGLVPVVLQRHVAGSLPWVNYHELPGTGHFLSAVPGLGDTVLRTLFG